From a region of the Haloferax volcanii DS2 genome:
- a CDS encoding electron transfer flavoprotein subunit alpha/FixB family protein encodes MSDVLAVVEHRRGSLRDVSFELVTAGSDLVGDTGGDLHLAIIGGDVDAFAGELSLAGVDAIHTVAEGDEFNHDVTVQAVEALAEELDPTYVLMGNTVNGLDYAPAVAERLDRPLVTDAIGLENDGGLVVTREMYASKVESTVEVDADRAAVTVRPGEWDATEEPGEPAIEAFSFDLDESRVRSRVTGFEEVGSGDVDIADADVLVSVGRGIEEEENIELVQELADALGATLSSSRPIVDNGWLPKDRQVGQSGKVVTPKFYIAVGISGAVQHVAGMKGAENIVAINTDPDAPIFDIADYGIVGDLFDVVPELIEQFE; translated from the coding sequence ATGAGCGACGTGCTCGCCGTCGTCGAGCACCGCCGCGGAAGCCTCCGCGACGTGTCGTTCGAACTCGTGACGGCCGGGAGCGACCTCGTCGGCGACACTGGCGGCGACCTCCACCTCGCGATCATCGGCGGCGACGTGGACGCCTTCGCCGGGGAGCTCTCGCTCGCCGGCGTGGACGCGATTCACACCGTCGCCGAGGGCGACGAGTTCAACCACGACGTGACCGTGCAGGCCGTCGAAGCGCTCGCCGAGGAACTCGACCCCACGTACGTCCTCATGGGCAACACGGTCAACGGCCTGGACTACGCTCCCGCGGTCGCAGAGCGCCTCGACCGCCCGCTCGTGACCGACGCCATCGGCCTGGAGAACGACGGCGGTCTCGTCGTCACCCGCGAGATGTACGCCTCGAAGGTCGAATCGACCGTGGAAGTCGACGCCGACCGCGCCGCGGTCACGGTCCGCCCGGGCGAGTGGGACGCCACCGAGGAGCCGGGCGAGCCCGCCATCGAGGCGTTCTCGTTTGACCTCGATGAGTCTCGCGTGCGCTCGCGCGTGACCGGGTTCGAGGAAGTCGGCAGCGGCGACGTGGACATCGCCGACGCCGACGTACTCGTCTCCGTCGGCCGCGGCATCGAAGAGGAAGAGAACATCGAACTCGTGCAGGAGCTCGCCGACGCGCTCGGCGCGACGCTGTCGTCGTCGCGGCCCATCGTCGACAACGGCTGGCTCCCGAAGGACCGGCAGGTCGGCCAGTCCGGGAAGGTCGTCACGCCGAAGTTCTACATCGCAGTCGGCATCTCCGGCGCGGTCCAGCACGTCGCCGGGATGAAGGGCGCCGAGAACATCGTCGCCATCAACACCGACCCCGACGCGCCCATCTTCGATATCGCTGACTACGGTATCGTCGGCGACCTCTTCGACGTGGTGCCGGAGCTCATCGAGCAGTTCGAATAG
- a CDS encoding electron transfer flavoprotein subunit beta/FixA family protein, with protein sequence MKILVTVKEVAEVEEDFELDGLRVADQYLDYDLNEWDEYAVEEAVQIAEESDDDVEVVAVTIGPERSEETIRMALAKGVDRAVRVWDDALDGVDLLDVAAKTRLLSAVVEDEDPDLVLTGVQANDDSFGATGVSLASAIGFEWAAVVNALDLDADGGVANVRRELEGGVEELTEVDLPAVLTIQTGINEPRYASLRGIRQAQSKEIKPLALSDLGLDAAAVESDLVLTDVYEPETESDATYFEGDAGEQAADLATVLREKGVGAQ encoded by the coding sequence ATGAAAATTCTCGTAACCGTCAAGGAGGTAGCCGAGGTCGAAGAGGACTTCGAGCTCGACGGGCTCCGCGTGGCGGACCAGTACCTCGACTACGACCTCAACGAGTGGGACGAGTACGCGGTCGAGGAAGCCGTCCAAATCGCCGAGGAGAGCGACGACGACGTGGAGGTCGTCGCCGTCACCATCGGCCCCGAGCGGTCGGAAGAGACCATCCGCATGGCGCTCGCCAAGGGCGTCGACCGCGCGGTCCGCGTGTGGGACGACGCGCTCGACGGCGTGGACCTGCTCGACGTGGCCGCGAAGACGCGCCTCCTCTCGGCGGTCGTCGAAGACGAGGACCCCGACCTCGTCCTGACGGGCGTGCAGGCCAACGACGACAGCTTCGGCGCGACCGGCGTCTCGCTCGCCTCGGCAATCGGCTTCGAGTGGGCCGCGGTCGTGAACGCCCTCGACCTCGACGCCGACGGCGGCGTGGCGAACGTCCGTCGCGAACTCGAAGGCGGCGTGGAGGAACTCACCGAGGTCGACCTCCCCGCGGTCCTCACCATCCAGACCGGCATCAACGAGCCGCGCTACGCCAGCCTGCGCGGGATTCGACAGGCCCAGTCGAAGGAGATCAAGCCGCTCGCGCTCTCCGACCTCGGCCTCGACGCCGCGGCGGTCGAATCCGACCTCGTCCTGACCGACGTGTACGAGCCGGAGACAGAGTCCGACGCGACCTACTTCGAGGGTGACGCCGGGGAGCAGGCCGCCGACCTTGCGACCGTCCTCCGGGAAAAGGGGGTGGGCGCGCAATGA